A genomic region of Bacteroidales bacterium contains the following coding sequences:
- a CDS encoding rhamnulokinase, with protein MKSHTFIAFDLGATSGRSIAGTLADGKITMEEISRFGNQMIAVGSHLHWNLLGIYETLKNSLKTCGLNGKYHPESIGIDTWGVDFGFLAEDGSLLGEPYAYRDLHTNGMMEEYFKLVSREKVYELTGIQLMQINSLFQLFALKKNHSSILAAAKDLLFLPDLLNYLFTGVKKAEFTIASTSQMLNPKTMNWANELFDAFGVSLSLMQDIVLPGTIVGPLTDGIAKETGLGKIPVIAVAAHDTASAIAAVPAEGENWAYLSSGTWSLMGIETRKALIDEETAKMNFTNEGGVEGTFRFLKNITGMWLLEQCRKEWACEKDHSYGELVEMARSEKAFQTFVDPDAPDFMNPENMVSAITGYCKRTDQLVPSSKGQIVRCIFESLSMKYRYTLEQLKRVSPHPIEKLHVIGGGAKNAYLCQFTANAIGMPVVAGPAEGTAMGNLLVQAMALGHLKSLADIRQVVRNSVETEIFQPRDTDEWSKAYEKFLLLLK; from the coding sequence ATGAAATCTCATACTTTTATTGCTTTTGATCTTGGAGCTACCAGCGGAAGAAGTATTGCCGGTACATTGGCCGATGGAAAAATAACCATGGAGGAGATATCCCGTTTTGGTAACCAGATGATTGCGGTAGGTAGCCACCTTCACTGGAATCTTCTTGGTATTTATGAAACATTAAAGAACAGTTTGAAAACATGCGGCTTGAATGGAAAATATCATCCGGAATCTATTGGGATCGACACCTGGGGCGTTGATTTCGGTTTCCTGGCAGAAGACGGTTCATTGCTTGGCGAACCTTATGCCTACCGGGATCTGCATACAAACGGTATGATGGAAGAATATTTCAAGTTGGTGTCCCGGGAAAAAGTATATGAGTTGACAGGTATACAATTGATGCAGATCAATAGTTTGTTTCAGCTTTTCGCATTGAAGAAAAATCATTCGTCAATACTGGCGGCGGCGAAAGATTTATTGTTTTTGCCCGATTTGTTGAACTATTTGTTCACAGGGGTAAAAAAGGCGGAATTTACTATAGCATCAACATCACAAATGCTGAATCCCAAGACCATGAACTGGGCAAACGAGTTGTTCGATGCTTTCGGTGTATCTCTTTCCCTGATGCAGGATATCGTACTGCCGGGAACAATAGTCGGACCACTTACTGATGGAATAGCAAAGGAAACAGGATTGGGTAAAATACCGGTTATTGCAGTGGCTGCACATGATACTGCTTCGGCTATTGCAGCCGTACCTGCTGAAGGTGAGAATTGGGCGTACCTTAGTTCGGGAACCTGGTCACTAATGGGGATTGAAACCCGAAAAGCACTGATTGATGAGGAAACGGCCAAAATGAACTTCACCAATGAAGGTGGTGTTGAAGGAACCTTCCGTTTTCTGAAAAACATAACCGGGATGTGGTTATTGGAACAATGCCGTAAAGAATGGGCCTGTGAAAAGGATCATTCATACGGGGAATTAGTTGAAATGGCCAGGTCAGAAAAGGCATTCCAGACTTTTGTTGATCCTGATGCCCCGGATTTTATGAACCCGGAAAATATGGTGAGCGCTATAACTGGCTATTGTAAACGTACCGATCAGTTGGTGCCATCTTCGAAAGGACAGATAGTACGTTGCATTTTTGAAAGCCTTTCCATGAAATACCGTTATACGCTGGAACAACTCAAACGTGTTTCCCCGCACCCAATCGAAAAATTACACGTCATTGGCGGTGGTGCAAAAAATGCTTATCTGTGCCAGTTTACGGCAAATGCTATCGGAATGCCTGTGGTTGCAGGACCGGCCGAAGGTACAGCCATGGGGAACCTATTGGTACAGGCAATGGCATTAGGTCATCTGAAATCATTGGCAGATATTCGTCAGGTAGTACGTAATTCTGTGGAAACTGAAATTTTCCAACCGCGTGATACGGATGAATGGAGTAAAGCATATGAAAAATTTCTATTATTGCTTAAATAA
- a CDS encoding geranylgeranylglyceryl/heptaprenylglyceryl phosphate synthase encodes MLYDILLSNLNRRKLIALLIDPDKHSMDSLAKTIDIAHDAGIAFFLFGGSIISNHLPGAIDTIKQHTDKPVFLFPGSLLQLSCQADGIFFLSLISGRNPELLIGNHVQAAPFLKKSNLEIIPVGYILMGASGHTSVEYMSQTMPIPFGKADIAVATAIAGEMLGLKAIYMEAGSGAEQHIPGYVVENVKNNLSVPLILGGGIRTPQQVEFLFNSGADVLVIGSAAEQDPHILTEMAKSIR; translated from the coding sequence ATGCTTTATGATATTTTGTTATCAAACTTGAACCGTCGTAAACTAATTGCTTTGTTGATTGATCCGGATAAACATTCTATGGATTCACTCGCAAAAACAATTGATATTGCACATGATGCAGGAATTGCTTTCTTCCTGTTCGGGGGTAGTATTATTTCCAATCATTTGCCGGGAGCAATAGATACGATCAAGCAGCATACGGATAAACCGGTATTTCTTTTTCCCGGTAGTTTATTGCAACTTAGCTGCCAGGCCGATGGTATTTTCTTTCTTTCGCTGATTTCAGGCCGTAATCCTGAATTGTTGATCGGGAACCATGTGCAGGCAGCTCCTTTTCTGAAGAAAAGTAATTTGGAGATCATACCTGTGGGATATATATTGATGGGGGCAAGCGGACATACGTCAGTGGAATATATGAGCCAGACAATGCCTATCCCTTTTGGAAAGGCTGATATTGCTGTAGCTACGGCTATTGCAGGAGAAATGCTGGGACTGAAAGCCATTTACATGGAAGCAGGTAGTGGAGCGGAACAACACATTCCGGGATATGTGGTTGAGAATGTAAAGAATAATTTATCTGTACCGTTAATTCTGGGAGGAGGGATCCGTACTCCCCAACAAGTGGAATTTCTTTTTAATTCCGGAGCTGATGTGTTGGTTATCGGTTCTGCTGCGGAACAGGATCCACATATCCTGACGGAAATGGCAAAGAGCATCCGTTAA
- a CDS encoding 4'-phosphopantetheinyl transferase superfamily protein, which yields MGLLINMEVEEGCRLGLWEVSEDYDTLFNSVYLNEDDIQRLNGFKNLSRKVESLSVRALLQLMTKPDARIVYNDSRKPYLADDSFNISISHSYCYTSILLGKDKTVGIDLEYMSHNIERVAHKFINDREVITLDPEKRKEHLYVHWCAKEALYKICDKEDINFQKNLTIKPFDIAKMGDIVGVVQNNLRNEEYRMHYFLENNYALVFCTK from the coding sequence GTGGGATTATTGATCAATATGGAAGTTGAAGAAGGGTGTCGTCTCGGATTGTGGGAGGTCAGCGAAGATTACGATACCTTGTTTAATTCCGTTTATTTAAACGAAGACGATATCCAACGGCTGAATGGATTTAAAAATTTAAGCCGTAAAGTAGAATCACTGAGTGTAAGGGCCCTGTTGCAGTTAATGACGAAACCGGATGCCCGTATCGTATATAACGACTCCCGCAAACCATATCTGGCCGATGATTCTTTTAATATAAGTATTTCACATTCATACTGTTATACTTCTATACTTTTAGGCAAGGATAAGACTGTAGGGATTGACCTTGAATACATGTCTCATAATATAGAAAGAGTAGCCCATAAGTTCATCAACGACCGTGAGGTAATTACCCTTGATCCGGAAAAACGTAAGGAGCATTTATATGTCCATTGGTGTGCTAAAGAAGCCCTTTACAAGATATGTGATAAAGAGGATATTAATTTTCAAAAAAACCTGACAATTAAGCCTTTCGATATAGCGAAGATGGGGGATATAGTTGGTGTTGTCCAAAATAATCTAAGAAATGAAGAATACCGGATGCATTATTTTTTGGAAAATAATTATGCGTTGGTTTTCTGTACCAAATAA
- the gldD gene encoding gliding motility lipoprotein GldD, giving the protein MKFHFDRFLLFAFIGIIVLVCISCQRNEVPKPHAYFRIDFPEKKYQLYNSICPFIFDYPVYGIIGSDRYHQDQPCLFNINFPEYKGTIHLTYHPVNRNIDILLDDDWNFVYKKIALKADGVDPYNYVDYENKVYGTVYDIKGNAGSPLQFFVTDSVDNFLRGSLYFNVKPNYDSLMPVISFFREDIIHLMETIRWKE; this is encoded by the coding sequence ATGAAATTTCACTTCGATAGGTTTTTGCTTTTTGCTTTTATAGGTATCATCGTTTTAGTGTGTATTTCATGCCAGAGAAACGAGGTGCCGAAACCGCATGCTTATTTCAGGATTGATTTTCCTGAAAAAAAATACCAGTTATATAACAGCATCTGTCCGTTTATTTTTGATTACCCGGTCTATGGGATAATCGGTTCCGATCGCTATCATCAAGATCAACCATGCTTATTTAATATTAATTTTCCTGAATATAAGGGAACGATTCATTTGACATATCACCCGGTGAACAGGAATATTGACATACTTTTGGATGATGACTGGAACTTTGTTTATAAAAAAATTGCTCTGAAGGCAGATGGCGTTGATCCGTATAATTATGTAGATTACGAAAATAAAGTATATGGTACGGTTTATGATATTAAAGGAAATGCAGGTTCCCCATTACAGTTTTTTGTCACGGACAGTGTTGATAATTTTCTGAGGGGATCATTATATTTCAATGTGAAGCCGAATTATGATTCTTTGATGCCGGTAATCAGTTTTTTCCGGGAAGATATTATTCATCTGATGGAAACAATACGGTGGAAAGAATGA
- the gldE gene encoding gliding motility-associated protein GldE produces the protein MDPDPYLYIIASHVGVLFAPGNITGIICCVAVLLFLLFLSGLIASYEAAFFALSQDDIKKVQDDNNPESRKILEWLNQPERLLATIIAANCFINIAFIILAILTFQSVSGSGEGLFLQTILIIVVLLLFGEIIPKVFVTQKARNVSYRMVISLTVFEVVLYPLVRLLSSSTLFINKRLQKKQSISIDELSDVLEKSSDTIVENKDILKGIVKFGNIDTHTIMTSRIDVVSVDIETKLPELIDEINEWGYSRLPVYEDNPDNIKGILYVKDLLSCLDEGENFKWQSLIRDAYFVPENKKIDDLLKEFQEKKIHVAVIIDEYGGMAGIVTLEDVLEEIMGEIADESDDDEPEHEQIDARTYLFDGKVLLNDFYRIMHIEDTIFNDIRGEADTLAGIILELKGEIPKNGDCVDYQHLSFCVEEMENRRIKRIKVIVNEPE, from the coding sequence TTGGACCCTGACCCTTATTTATACATTATAGCAAGCCATGTCGGTGTTCTTTTTGCACCGGGCAATATCACAGGTATTATATGCTGTGTAGCTGTATTGCTATTCCTGTTATTTCTTTCAGGTTTGATAGCAAGTTACGAAGCGGCTTTTTTTGCTCTTTCGCAGGATGATATTAAAAAAGTGCAGGATGACAATAACCCTGAAAGTAGAAAAATACTCGAATGGTTGAATCAGCCTGAAAGGTTGCTGGCGACTATAATTGCCGCCAACTGTTTTATTAATATTGCATTCATCATACTTGCCATATTAACTTTTCAATCAGTGTCAGGGTCCGGGGAGGGATTATTTCTTCAAACCATACTTATCATTGTTGTATTGTTGCTTTTCGGGGAAATAATCCCTAAAGTTTTTGTAACGCAGAAAGCCCGGAACGTATCATACCGTATGGTGATCTCTTTGACTGTATTTGAAGTTGTTCTTTATCCGTTGGTCAGGCTGCTTTCTTCTTCCACCTTATTTATCAATAAAAGGTTACAAAAAAAACAAAGCATTTCCATTGATGAACTTTCTGATGTCCTGGAAAAATCATCGGATACTATTGTTGAGAATAAGGATATACTGAAAGGAATTGTTAAATTCGGAAATATTGATACACATACTATTATGACTTCACGTATTGATGTGGTATCAGTAGATATTGAAACAAAACTACCGGAGTTAATAGATGAAATCAACGAATGGGGATATTCACGTTTGCCGGTTTATGAAGATAATCCGGATAATATAAAAGGTATCTTGTATGTAAAAGATCTGTTGTCATGCCTTGATGAAGGAGAAAATTTCAAGTGGCAATCTTTGATCAGGGATGCTTATTTTGTTCCTGAGAACAAAAAAATTGATGATCTGCTAAAGGAATTTCAGGAGAAGAAAATACATGTAGCTGTGATCATTGACGAATACGGAGGTATGGCAGGTATTGTCACACTGGAAGATGTGTTGGAAGAGATCATGGGGGAGATTGCAGATGAATCGGATGATGATGAACCCGAACATGAGCAGATTGACGCTCGTACCTATCTGTTTGACGGAAAGGTGTTGCTGAACGATTTTTATCGTATCATGCATATTGAAGATACCATTTTCAATGATATCAGGGGAGAGGCAGATACTTTAGCCGGAATTATTCTTGAATTGAAAGGTGAAATACCTAAAAACGGGGATTGTGTGGATTACCAGCATCTTTCATTTTGTGTGGAAGAAATGGAAAATCGTCGTATCAAACGGATAAAAGTAATTGTGAATGAGCCTGAATGA
- the ssb gene encoding single-stranded DNA-binding protein — MVNKVILLGRAGKDPEVRHMDNNLTVARFPLATSEFWTKDGNRSEHTEWHNIVMWRGLAKVAEDYVRKGTLLYIEGRLRTRAWDDKDGNKRYTTEILADVMNLVGPKQDSHSGDSPAQASGNYSAPSVETTNLDTAPDDLPF; from the coding sequence ATGGTAAACAAAGTGATTTTATTAGGACGTGCCGGAAAGGACCCTGAAGTAAGACATATGGATAACAATTTAACCGTGGCTCGTTTCCCGTTGGCTACCAGTGAATTCTGGACAAAGGATGGGAATCGTTCGGAACATACCGAATGGCACAATATCGTTATGTGGCGGGGATTGGCTAAGGTTGCGGAAGATTATGTCCGTAAAGGAACGCTATTATATATAGAAGGAAGATTGCGTACCCGTGCCTGGGATGACAAGGACGGAAATAAGCGTTATACAACAGAAATATTGGCAGATGTTATGAATCTGGTCGGACCGAAACAGGATAGCCACTCAGGCGATTCTCCTGCTCAGGCTTCCGGGAATTATTCCGCGCCATCCGTTGAAACAACCAATCTGGATACGGCGCCGGATGATCTGCCATTTTAG
- a CDS encoding ABC transporter permease: MSKISIIIRREYLTRVRKTSFIVMTLLGPVLFAALMLTPMWFATMEDEDIKQIAVIDSSQLFVQKIPDTEKYQFTYAADVKLEDFKKNLSRTEFFGILYIPSYIAYTPSGVEFFSYKQPPSSLTMHISNAIEKEIEVEKLKAHHIDNLENILKSIKTHISIRTFRLSEGGSAEKESHGGLNMAVAYIASFLIYLFVFMFGAQVMRGVIEEKTNRIIEVIVSSVKPFQLMMGKVVGVALVGLTQFVAWIVFTGILVVVVQSIFISDLTKEALQQAGNMQMATGQLPAELTEKAQGVISMFRSINFGVLIGSFLFFFMGGYLLYGSLFAAIGSLVDTDADTQQFMLPVTVPLIIALLVMINAMKNPDGALAFWFSIIPFTSPIVMMARIPFGVPYGELALSMVLLVITFIGAIWLSAKIYRTGILIYGKKLTYRELWKWLTYKN; the protein is encoded by the coding sequence ATGAGTAAAATATCCATTATCATACGCCGGGAATACCTGACCCGTGTCCGCAAAACAAGTTTTATTGTAATGACTTTACTGGGTCCGGTACTTTTTGCCGCCCTGATGCTGACCCCTATGTGGTTTGCTACCATGGAAGACGAAGATATCAAACAAATAGCGGTGATTGACAGTTCACAACTGTTCGTTCAAAAGATACCCGATACCGAAAAATACCAGTTCACATATGCTGCTGATGTAAAACTGGAAGATTTCAAAAAAAATCTTTCAAGAACGGAATTTTTTGGCATCCTGTACATTCCGTCTTATATCGCTTATACCCCTTCAGGTGTTGAATTCTTTTCATACAAACAACCCCCTTCCAGCCTTACCATGCATATCTCAAATGCGATAGAAAAAGAAATAGAGGTGGAAAAGCTGAAGGCACATCATATTGATAATCTGGAAAATATACTTAAATCCATCAAGACCCATATTAGTATCCGGACTTTTCGTTTATCTGAAGGAGGATCTGCTGAGAAAGAAAGTCATGGCGGTTTAAATATGGCTGTTGCATATATCGCCTCTTTTCTGATTTATTTGTTCGTATTTATGTTCGGAGCTCAGGTGATGCGTGGTGTGATTGAAGAAAAGACCAATCGTATCATTGAAGTGATCGTATCATCGGTAAAGCCGTTCCAGCTGATGATGGGTAAAGTTGTGGGAGTGGCTTTGGTCGGATTGACACAGTTTGTTGCATGGATCGTTTTTACCGGTATTCTGGTGGTCGTGGTACAAAGCATATTTATTTCCGATCTTACTAAAGAAGCATTACAACAAGCGGGAAACATGCAGATGGCAACCGGCCAGCTTCCGGCTGAACTTACCGAAAAGGCACAAGGGGTCATTTCTATGTTCCGGTCCATCAATTTTGGTGTGCTAATCGGTAGTTTCTTGTTTTTTTTCATGGGTGGATACCTGCTGTACGGCTCTCTCTTTGCAGCAATTGGTTCTTTAGTAGATACAGATGCTGATACACAGCAATTCATGTTGCCTGTCACTGTTCCATTGATCATTGCTCTTCTGGTCATGATCAATGCCATGAAAAATCCGGACGGTGCATTGGCCTTTTGGTTTTCCATTATTCCTTTTACATCTCCCATTGTGATGATGGCCCGTATACCTTTCGGAGTTCCATATGGGGAGCTGGCCTTGTCTATGGTATTACTTGTTATCACTTTCATTGGCGCCATATGGCTTTCAGCTAAGATTTACCGAACAGGGATACTGATATATGGAAAGAAATTAACCTACAGGGAATTGTGGAAATGGTTGACATATAAGAATTAA
- a CDS encoding ATP-binding cassette domain-containing protein, with protein sequence MNESILSARGIEKQYGNTKVLDHITIDIPQGSIYGLLGPNGAGKTTFIRIINQITAPDNGELLFMGRKLHRDDVARIGYLPEERGLYRKMKVGEQVLYLARLKGLTKAEAHEKIDYWFQRFEIQSWWNRKIEELSKGMQQKVQFITTILHDPVLLILDEPFSGFDPINADLLKKEILQLKDKGTTIVLSTHNMASVEEMCDHISLINKSRCILQGSVSEIRQEYKSGEYEIGFEGDEKVLENVLLSNRCQIIDQEINPSHKKMKIYISSATGNELLSMLMPHVKIVSFNELLPSMNDIFIRKVKESAISTP encoded by the coding sequence GTGAACGAAAGTATATTGTCCGCCCGCGGAATAGAAAAACAATATGGTAACACGAAAGTGCTTGACCATATCACCATTGATATTCCCCAGGGAAGCATTTATGGCTTGCTGGGGCCTAACGGTGCCGGAAAAACAACATTTATCCGCATCATTAATCAGATCACAGCTCCGGACAATGGTGAGCTATTGTTTATGGGGCGGAAATTACATCGTGATGATGTGGCCCGGATTGGGTATTTGCCGGAAGAAAGAGGGTTGTACCGGAAGATGAAAGTCGGGGAACAGGTGCTTTATCTGGCCCGCTTGAAAGGCTTAACCAAGGCAGAGGCTCATGAGAAGATCGATTATTGGTTTCAGAGGTTTGAAATACAAAGTTGGTGGAACCGGAAGATCGAAGAATTATCTAAAGGAATGCAGCAAAAGGTACAATTCATTACTACTATCTTACACGATCCTGTATTATTGATCCTGGATGAGCCGTTCAGTGGTTTCGATCCGATCAATGCAGACCTGTTGAAAAAAGAGATACTTCAACTTAAGGATAAAGGTACCACGATTGTTTTATCCACCCATAATATGGCATCTGTAGAAGAAATGTGTGATCATATATCATTGATCAATAAATCCAGATGTATCCTTCAGGGAAGTGTTTCCGAAATAAGGCAGGAGTATAAATCGGGAGAATACGAAATCGGTTTCGAAGGAGATGAAAAAGTACTGGAAAATGTATTGTTGTCAAATCGTTGTCAGATCATTGATCAGGAAATTAACCCATCCCATAAAAAAATGAAGATATACATTTCATCCGCTACGGGTAACGAATTGCTTTCAATGCTTATGCCTCATGTGAAAATAGTGTCATTCAACGAATTACTGCCAAGTATGAACGATATATTTATACGGAAGGTGAAAGAAAGTGCTATTTCGACCCCATGA
- a CDS encoding carbon starvation protein A — MITFITAVILLVAGYFFYGKLIERIFGVQPDRKTPAYTHTDGVDYVPMGWGKIFLIQFLNIAGLGPIFGAIMGAVYGPAAFLWIVFGTIFGGAVHDYFSGMLSIRNQGMSLPEWVGKYMGTGFKQFMRIFTILLMILVGTVFVAGPSQLLANMTPEYMGFTVWCVIIFIYYILATLLPIDKIIGKIYPIFGFAMLFMALGIGGALIWNGAPIPEVTLSNLHNMHPQPDKYPLFPMLFISIACGAISGFHATQSPLMARCLKNERQGRKVFYGAMVAEGIVALIWAAAAMSFFGSVGGLQEFLQANDNNAAVVVDQIAHSWLGKFGGLLAIIGVIAAPITSGDTAFRSARLIVSDFISYSQKSIRNRIIIAIPLFVVALVLLQVNFDVIWRYFAWSNQTLAAATLWAITIYLAQKNKFYWITLLPALFMTMVISTYIVVAPEGFSLSANIGYPVGAVCTIATGAMFIWWMKSRMKKTKVEDL, encoded by the coding sequence ATGATCACTTTTATTACAGCTGTAATTTTACTTGTTGCCGGATATTTCTTTTACGGCAAATTGATTGAACGTATTTTCGGGGTACAACCCGACCGGAAAACACCAGCCTATACTCATACGGATGGAGTAGATTATGTTCCCATGGGATGGGGGAAAATTTTCCTGATCCAGTTCCTGAACATTGCCGGCCTGGGACCTATCTTTGGTGCTATCATGGGTGCGGTATATGGTCCGGCCGCTTTTCTGTGGATTGTTTTTGGAACTATTTTTGGTGGTGCGGTACATGACTATTTCTCAGGCATGTTATCTATCCGCAACCAGGGAATGAGTCTTCCCGAATGGGTTGGCAAATATATGGGGACAGGATTCAAGCAATTTATGAGGATATTTACCATCCTTTTAATGATACTGGTCGGAACGGTATTTGTCGCCGGTCCATCCCAGTTGCTGGCTAATATGACTCCGGAATATATGGGCTTCACAGTATGGTGTGTGATCATTTTTATCTATTATATCCTGGCTACTCTTTTACCAATCGACAAAATCATCGGAAAAATTTATCCCATATTCGGATTTGCCATGTTATTCATGGCTTTGGGCATTGGAGGCGCCCTTATATGGAATGGCGCACCGATACCGGAAGTCACACTATCCAATTTGCATAATATGCATCCTCAACCGGATAAATACCCGTTATTTCCTATGCTTTTCATATCCATCGCATGTGGAGCTATTTCCGGCTTCCATGCTACCCAATCTCCGCTAATGGCACGATGCCTGAAAAATGAGCGACAAGGAAGAAAGGTCTTTTACGGCGCCATGGTAGCAGAAGGAATCGTTGCCCTGATATGGGCCGCGGCTGCTATGAGCTTTTTCGGTTCCGTAGGCGGATTACAGGAGTTCCTGCAGGCCAACGACAATAATGCTGCTGTAGTGGTGGATCAGATAGCTCATTCCTGGCTGGGTAAATTCGGCGGACTACTAGCCATTATCGGAGTTATTGCTGCTCCTATCACTTCAGGAGATACGGCATTCCGATCCGCTCGCCTGATTGTTTCCGACTTCATCAGCTACAGTCAGAAATCGATCCGGAATCGTATTATTATTGCTATTCCATTATTTGTTGTTGCATTGGTTCTTTTACAGGTAAATTTCGACGTTATCTGGCGCTATTTCGCCTGGTCGAACCAGACCCTTGCAGCTGCGACCCTCTGGGCTATTACTATTTACCTGGCACAAAAGAACAAGTTTTACTGGATCACGTTGCTTCCGGCTTTATTCATGACAATGGTCATATCTACCTATATAGTTGTGGCTCCTGAAGGATTCAGCCTATCAGCCAACATCGGATATCCGGTAGGAGCGGTATGTACGATCGCAACCGGGGCAATGTTCATTTGGTGGATGAAAAGCAGGATGAAAAAGACTAAAGTAGAAGATTTGTAA
- a CDS encoding sugar kinase, which yields MNGILKIKPQSECMYDCISLGEVMLRLDPGDGRVRTARQFQAWEGGGEYNVSRGLKKCFRLNTAIITSFADNEVGHLVEDFIMQGGVDTRFIKWVQDDGVGRTVRNGINFTERGFGIRGAKGVSDRGNTAASQLKKGDIDWDYIFGKCGVRWFHTGGIFAALSETTPDVVIEATKMAKKYGTIVSYDLNYRPSLWKSIGGKAKAQEVNREIAKYVDVMIGNEEDFTACLGFEIEGTDEKLTKLNISGYRKMIETAVNAYPNFKVIATTLRTVKSATINSWGAICWAGGNFFEATHREDIEIFDRVGGGDSFASGLAYGFLTYNDPQKAVEYGAAHGALAMTTPGDTSMATLEEVEKLVKGGGARVDR from the coding sequence ATGAATGGAATTTTAAAGATCAAACCGCAATCGGAATGTATGTATGATTGCATCTCTCTGGGAGAAGTAATGTTACGCCTTGACCCGGGAGACGGTCGTGTACGTACAGCCCGCCAGTTCCAGGCATGGGAAGGCGGAGGCGAATATAATGTTTCCCGCGGACTAAAAAAATGTTTCAGGCTGAATACAGCTATTATAACATCTTTTGCTGATAATGAAGTCGGACATCTGGTAGAAGATTTCATCATGCAAGGGGGTGTAGATACCCGTTTCATCAAATGGGTCCAGGATGACGGAGTTGGTCGTACCGTACGAAACGGCATTAATTTTACAGAACGCGGATTCGGCATCCGTGGTGCCAAAGGAGTTTCTGACAGAGGAAATACGGCTGCTTCCCAATTAAAAAAGGGAGATATTGACTGGGATTACATTTTTGGAAAATGTGGAGTCCGTTGGTTTCATACAGGGGGAATCTTTGCCGCACTCTCCGAAACAACGCCTGATGTGGTGATTGAGGCGACAAAAATGGCAAAGAAATACGGCACGATTGTCTCATACGATCTTAACTATAGGCCGTCTTTATGGAAATCTATCGGCGGAAAGGCAAAGGCGCAGGAAGTAAACAGGGAAATTGCAAAATATGTGGATGTGATGATCGGTAATGAAGAAGATTTTACTGCCTGTCTTGGATTTGAAATCGAAGGTACCGATGAAAAACTGACAAAATTGAATATTTCCGGATACCGTAAAATGATTGAAACTGCAGTGAATGCTTATCCCAATTTCAAAGTGATTGCCACAACACTCCGTACGGTTAAATCAGCCACCATCAATTCATGGGGAGCTATTTGCTGGGCCGGAGGAAATTTCTTTGAAGCGACTCATCGCGAAGATATTGAGATATTTGATCGCGTGGGAGGTGGCGACAGCTTCGCATCGGGTCTGGCTTATGGTTTTCTCACATATAATGATCCGCAGAAAGCAGTGGAATATGGAGCCGCTCACGGGGCCCTGGCTATGACCACTCCCGGCGATACCTCGATGGCTACGCTCGAAGAGGTGGAAAAGTTAGTGAAAGGTGGAGGTGCGCGGGTAGATCGTTAA